The following coding sequences lie in one Primulina huaijiensis isolate GDHJ02 chromosome 2, ASM1229523v2, whole genome shotgun sequence genomic window:
- the LOC140971719 gene encoding L-type lectin-domain containing receptor kinase VIII.1-like, with translation MSLLSCGFCSIVAKILLLSVFFAGNSISGTEFDFGTLTLTSLKLLGDAHLSNGSVRLTRDLTVPNSGAGKVLYSKPVKFREPGTQNPASFSSFFSFSITNLNPSSIGGGLAFVISPDDQFIGDAGGFLGVMDRKNTQNGVVAVEFDTLMDIQFKDINGNHVGLDLNSMISTQVCDLDIIDVDLKSGDLVNSWVDYSGSTRMINVYVSYSNMKPKEPIISTTFDLNEYILNDFMFVGFSGSTQGSTEIHSIEWWSFSSFFDEDTGYNSVFPTVKSPPPPANLMNPTADTVKPPPPSSTPLESDDNDTAAIQETQKNSGKCHNRLCKDGPGAVVGVVTAGAFVLVFCAVALIWAYSKKIKGVKTPETLASDVIKMPREFSYKELKVATKEFDSHRVIGHGAFGTVYRGVLPATGEIVAVKRCSHSGQGKAEFLSELSIIGTLRHRNLVRLQGWCHEKGEILLVYDLMANGSLDKALFESRMVLPWPYRSKILLGVASALAYLHQECENQVIHRDIKASNIMLDEGFNARLGDFGLARQIEHDKSPDATVAAGTMGYLAPEYLLTGRATEKTDVFSYGAVVLEVASGRRPIEKEVIGVGKVGVSSNLVEWVWSLHREGRLMVASDPRLGNEYNEEEMRRVLMVGLACSHPDPMARPTMRVVVQMLVGEAEVPIVPRTKPTLSFSTSHLLMTLQDSVTDLNEMLTLSTSSSENSFTCGGSSHGLELV, from the coding sequence ATGTCGCTTCTTTCATGTGGCTTTTGTTCCATTGTTGCAAAGATTTTGCTTTTGTCTGTCTTTTTCGCCGGAAATTCCATCTCCGGTACTGAATTTGACTTCGGGACGCTGACTCTGACCAGCTTGAAGCTCCTCGGAGACGCGCATTTGAGCAATGGGAGCGTGAGGCTCACTCGAGATCTCACCGTCCCCAATTCCGGCGCAGGGAAAGTATTATACTCCAAGCCCGTCAAGTTCCGTGAACCGGGGACTCAGAACCCCGCGAGCTTTtcctctttcttttctttctccATTACCAATCTGAACCCCTCCTCCATCGGCGGTGGCTTGGCTTTCGTAATTTCACCCGACGATCAGTTCATAGGGGACGCCGGCGGGTTTCTCGGTGTCATGGACCGGAAGAACACCCAGAACGGCGTCGTGGCTGTCGAATTCGACACCTTAATGGACATTCAATTCAAGGATATCAACGGGAATCATGTGGGACTGGATTTGAACTCTATGATTTCAACCCAAGTTTGTGATTTGGATATAATCGACGTCGATCTCAAGAGCGGAGATCTTGTCAACTCGTGGGTCGATTATTCCGGGTCAACCCGGATGATCAATGTGTACGTATCGTATTCCAACATGAAGCCGAAAGAACCGATCATATCCACCACTTTTGATCTAAACGAGTACATACTGAACGATTTCATGTTTGTCGGGTTTTCCGGGTCGACCCAGGGGAGCACGGAGATCCATAGCATTGAGTGGTGGAGTTTCAGTTCTTTTTTCGACGAGGATACTGGTTACAACTCGGTATTTCCGACTGTGAAATCGCCCCCACCTCCGGCTAATTTAATGAACCCAACGGCTGACACAGTCAAACCGCCGCCACCTTCATCGACGCCTCTGGAATCAGATGATAATGACACGGCAGCGATACAAGAAACGCAAAAAAATAGTGGGAAATGCCACAACCGGTTATGTAAGGATGGGCCGGGGGCGGTTGTCGGAGTTGTCACCGCCGGGGCATTCGTCCTGGTATTTTGTGCCGTAGCATTGATATGGGCTTATTCCAAGAAAATCAAGGGTGTAAAAACACCCGAGACATTGGCTTCGGATGTGATCAAAATGCCGAGGGAATTTAGCTACAAGGAGCTAAAAGTTGCTACGAAAGAATTCGATTCTCATAGAGTCATCGGACATGGTGCATTTGGAACGGTTTACAGAGGTGTATTGCCTGCTACGGGTGAAATTGTGGCGGTCAAGAGATGTAGCCACAGCGGACAGGGGAAGGCCGAGTTTTTATCAGAGTTGTCCATCATTGGTACACTCAGGCATAGAAATCTTGTTAGGCTTCAAGGTTGGTGCCACGAGAAGGGTGAAATTTTGTTGGTTTATGATTTGATGGCAAATGGGAGTCTGGACAAGGCATTGTTCGAGTCAAGAATGGTTTTACCTTGGCCTTATAGGAGTAAGATTTTACTCGGTGTCGCTTCGGCTTTGGCATATTTGCACCAAGAATGTGAAAATCAAGTGATTCATAGGGATATCAAGGCCAGCAACATTATGTTAGATGAAGGGTTCAATGCAAGATTAGGAGACTTTGGGTTAGCTAGACAGATTGAGCATGACAAGTCTCCGGATGCCACCGTGGCTGCAGGCACAATGGGATACTTGGCTCCTGAGTACTTGTTAACTGGCAGAGCAACCGAGAAAACCGACGTTTTTAGCTATGGAGCGGTTGTCCTAGAGGTGGCAAGTGGGCGGAGGCCCATTGAGAAAGAGGTTATAGGGGTAGGAAAAGTTGGGGTGAGTAGTAATTTGGTGGAATGGGTGTGGAGTTTGCACAGAGAAGGAAGGTTGATGGTGGCATCAGATCCGAGGCTCGGGAACGAGTACAATGAGGAGGAGATGAGACGAGTGCTAATGGTAGGGCTTGCATGTTCGCACCCCGACCCAATGGCTCGACCTACGATGAGGGTCGTGGTTCAAATGCTGGTGGGTGAAGCTGAGGTCCCAATTGTACCAAGAACTAAGCCAACTTTGAGTTTCAGCACATCCCACCTTTTGATGACGTTGCAAGATAGCGTGACTGATTTGAATGAGATGCTCACCCTTTCCACATCCTCATCTGAAAATAGTTTCACCTGTGGTGGTAGTAGTCACGGCCTAGAGTTGGTGTGA
- the LOC140961916 gene encoding uncharacterized protein, which translates to MASENCVICLVRAMDKLWFHQMILFPKHYSFLFPEIPKTCTQPHTRSPDYLSKNTSQSTCVITCQETSPVPSVIILNNSAQREKASIQRRVGDEEITQQTKMARKESRNTRYLDLSTKILQKTMSWKSSGELELEEVKGFMDLGFTFKKENMNRRIMSLIPGLQRIQAYKNDSSNLKLLINDYDYGTEQDEEEVGDKKGVMRPYLSEAWLIKRPESSSLNLRIPRVSTAANMKKHLKFWARMVASAIHPESR; encoded by the exons ATGGCTTCTGAAAACTGTGTAATTTGCCTGGTAAGAGCCATGGACAAGCTCTGGTTTCACCAAATGATCCTATTTCCTAAACACTATTCTTTCCTTTTCCCTGAAATCCCCAAAACATGCACGCAGCCCCACACAAGATCACCTgattatttatccaaaaacACCTCCCAGAGTACTTGTGTTATCACATGCCAAGAAACTTCACCTGTACCATCTGTAATAATATTGAATAATTCTGCTCAGCGG GAAAAAGCCAGCATTCAAAGAAGGGTTGGCGATGAAGAAATTACACAGCAAACAAAAATGGCTCGAAAAGAATCAAGAAACACCAGGTACCTCGATTTATCGACGAAAATATTGCAGAAGACGATGAGTTGGAAGAGCTCGGGGGAGCTTGAGCTTGAAGAAGTGAAGGGTTTCATGGATTTGGGCTtcactttcaagaaagaaaacatGAACAGACGCATAATGAGCTTAATCCCTGGATTACAGAGAATCCAAGCGTACAAAAACGACTCtagtaatttgaaattattgatcAATGATTATGATTATGGCACTGAacaagatgaagaagaagttgGCGATAAAAAAGGGGTGATGAGGCCGTATTTATCAGAGGCGTGGCTGATAAAAAGACCCGAATCTTCATCGTTGAATCTGAGGATTCCTAGGGTTTCAACTGCTGCGAATATGAAGAAACACTTGAAGTTTTGGGCTAGAATGGTGGCATCCGCGATTCACCCAGAATCTCGATAA